In Silene latifolia isolate original U9 population chromosome X, ASM4854445v1, whole genome shotgun sequence, the following proteins share a genomic window:
- the LOC141620559 gene encoding uncharacterized protein LOC141620559: MTPFEALYGRKCRSPICWDDSAEAVVLGLKMVQYMIEQVHLIRQKIKAAQDRQKSDTNLHRRDIEFQVGEVAYRLALPPALDRVHNVFYVSQLRKYVSDPSHMLEVENIELDEALTYVEVPKEILDRKVRKTRNGETTLLKVLWSNQNV; the protein is encoded by the exons atgacaccttttgaggcaCTGTATGGGAGAAAGTGTAGGAGTCCAATATGTTGGGATGATAGCGCTGAAGCCGTGGTTTTAGGACTGAAGATGGTACAATATATGATTGAGCAAGTACATTTGATTCGACAAAAGATAAAGGCGGCCCAAGATCGGCAAAAGAGTGATACGAATCTGCATCGCAGGGATATTGAGTTCCAGGTGG GTGAAGTGGCTTATCggctagctttgccaccagctcttgatcgggtgcataatgtgttctaTGTGTCACAActtcgaaagtatgtgagtgatccgtctcACATGCTTGAGGTCGAGAATATTGAGCTAGATGAAGCGCTTACTTATGTGGAAGTGCCAAAGGAAATATTGGATCGTAaggtgcgcaagacaaggaatggtgaaaccACTTTGCTTAAGGTTTTATGGTCTAACCAAAATGTTTAA
- the LOC141617601 gene encoding uncharacterized protein LOC141617601 isoform X1: MRVAVIGGGISGLGATYELAKAGINVVLYEKEERLGGHAKTVCFDGVHLDLGFMVFNRVTYPNMLEMFENLGIEMEASDMSFSVSLDKGRGCEWGSRNGLRGLFAQKTNALNPYFLKMIQEIIKFKDDAITYLEELENNPDMDRDETLGNFINSRGYSELFQKAYLVPMCASIWSCPSNTVMNFSAYSILSFCRNHHLLQLFGRPQWLTVKGRSHCYVNKVREELEARDVQVKTSTEVHSVSTTNQGCTLFCADGTQDVYDRCIIAVHAPDAIRILGKDATFDETRLLGAFQYVYSDIYLHRDKTFMPRNEAAWSAWNFLGSIDSKVCLTYWLNVLQNICQTNEDPFLVTLNPPHLPENVLLKWITGHPVPSVAATKASLELDKIQGTRGIWFCGAYQGYGFHEDGLKAGMSAAHSLLGSSFNLLKNPKQMVPSLKETAARLFVTRFLSGFISAGSLTLLEDGGTILAFEGSRKLCPLKVALRVHNPQFYWKVATEADLGLADAYINGDFSFVDKNEGLLNLFMIFISNRDLNSSSSLNSKRGWWTPMLITAGIASAKYFYHHVSRQNTLTQARRNISRHYDLSNDMFSLFLDETMTYSCAIFESASEDLSVAQMRKISLLIEKARVEKHHEVLEIGCGWGSLAIEVVKRTGCKYTGITLSEEQLKFAERRVKEAGLQDRIRFLLIDYRQLPDNHKYDRIISCEMLEAVGHEFMEEFFRCCESLLAANGLLVLQFISIPDERYDEYRRSSDFIKEYIFPGGCLPCLSRVTSAMTAGSRLCVEHLENIGIHYYQTLRYWRKNFLDHQSKICSLGFDDKFIRTWEYYFDYCAAGFKTRTLGNYQIVFSRPGNVAAFSDS; encoded by the exons atgagagTAGCAGTGATTGGAGGAGGCATCAGCGGATTAGGTGCAACGTACGAGTTAGCTAAAGCAGGAATTAATGTGGTTTTGTACGAGAAAGAAGAACGCCTTGGTGGACATGCTAAGACCGTTTGTTTTGATGGTGTTCATTTAGACCTTGGCTTCATGGTCTTCAATCGG GTAACGTACCCAAATATGTTGGAGATGTTTGAAAACCTCGGTATAGAAATGGAGGCGTCGGATATGTCATTCTCTGTAAGTTTAGACAAAGGCCGTGGTTGCGAGTGGGGAAGCCGAAATGGTCTTAGAGGTCTGTTTGCCCAGAAGACTAATGCTCTTAATCCTTATTTCCTGAAGATGATTCAAGAAATTATCAAGTTTAAAGATGACGCTATTAC GTACCTTGAAGAGCTTGAAAACAATCCAGACATGGACCGTGATGAAACTCTTGGAAACTTTATCAACTCAAGAGGTTACTCCGAGTTGTTTCAGAAAGCTTATCTG GTACCAATGTGTGCTTCAATCTGGTCTTGCCCATCAAACACAGTGATGAACTTTTCTGCCTATTCCATTCTTTCCTTTTGTCGCAACCATCACCTTCTTCAG TTATTTGGCCGTCCACAATGGCTTACTGTTAAAGGGCGCTCCCATTGTTATGTAAACAAG GTTAGAGAGGAGCTAGAAGCGAGAGATGTTCAAGTAAAAACCAGTACAGAAGTGCATTCTGTTTCAACAACCAACCAGG GTTGCACGTTGTTTTGTGCAGACGGTACACAGGATGTTTACGATAGATGCATTATAGCTGTACATGCCCCGGATGCTATAAGAATACTAGGGAAAGATGCCACATTTGATGAAACAAGATTACTAGGTGCTTTCCAGTATGTTTACAG TGATATATACCTTCACCGAGATAAAACATTCATGCCTCGAAATGAAGCTGCATGGAGTGCATGGAATTTCTTGGGAAGCATTGACAGTAAAGTCTGTTTGACGTACTGGCTTAACGTGCTACAG AACATCTGCCAGACTAACGAAGACCCGTTTCTTGTAACCCTTAACCCACCTCACTTGCCAGAAAATGTGCTGCTAAAGTGGATAACTGGTCATCCTGTTCCCTCAGTTGCTGCAACAAAAGCTTCACTTGAGCTTGATAAGATTCAAGGAACAAGAGGAATTTGGTTCTGTGGAGCATATCAAG GTTATGGCTTTCATGAGGATGGGTTGAAG GCTGGCATGAGTGCTGCGCACAGTTTGCTTGGCAGTAGCTTCAATCTTCTGAAAAACCCGAAACAAATGGTGCCTTCATTGAAAGAAACAGCAGCTCGCCTTTTCGTTACAAGGTTCTTGAGTGGATTCATATCTGCTGGCAGCTTGAC TTTATTGGAGGATGGGGGAACTATTCTCGCATTCGAGGGTTCAAGGAAGCTCTGTCCATTAAAAGTTGCATTAAGAGTTCATAACCCTCAGTTTTATTGGAAG GTTGCGACAGAAGCTGATCTAGGCCTTGCAGATGCATATATCAATGGAGACTTCTCATTTGTGGATAAAAATGAAGGTCTCCTTAACCTTTTCATG ATCTTTATATCCAACAGAGACTTGAATTCTTCTTCATCCTTGAATAGTAAGAG GGGTTGGTGGACACCGATGCTTATTACAGCCGGGATTGCATCTGCAAAATATTTCTACCACCATGTTTCCAGGCAAAACACACTTACACAAGCTCGGCGAAACATTTCTAGACATTATGACTTG AGTAATGACATGTTTTCGCTCTTTCTGGATGAAACGATGACTTATTCTTGCGCCATTTTTGAG TCAGCTAGCGAAGATTTAAGTGTGGCGCAAATGAGAAAAATTTCCCTTCTGATCGAGAAG GCCAGGGTAGAAAAACATCATGAGGTGCTTGAGATTGGTTGCGGTTGGGGAAGCTTAGCCATTGAAGTAGTGAAGCGAACTGGATGCAAATACACCGGCATTACTCTTTCTGAAGAGCAGCTAAAATTTGCAGAGCGCAGGGTCAAGGAGGCTGGCTTACAG GACCGCATAAGGTTTCTTCTCATCGATTATCGACAACTGCCAGACAACCATAAATATGATCGAATCATCTCCTG TGAGATGCTAGAGGCTGTAGGGCATGAATTCATGGAGGAGTTCTTTCGATGTTGCGAGTCGCTCTTAGCAGCCAATGGCCTTCTAGTACTTCAG TTTATATCCATCCCAGATGAGCGATATGATGAGTATCGAAGAAGCTCAGACTTCATAAAGGAATACATTTTCCCAGGCGGATGTTTACCGTGCTTGAGTCGCGTTACATCGGCAATGACTGCTGGATCCAGACTTTG TGTGGAGCATCTGGAAAATATCGGGATACATTACTATCAAACGTTAAGATATTGGCGCAAAAACTTTCTTGATCACCAAAG CAAAATCTGCTCACTTGGTTTTGACGACAAGTTCATAAGAACATGGGAATACTACTTCGACTATTGTGCAGCCGGGTTCAAGACACGGACACTAGGGAATTACCAG ATTGTCTTCTCACGACCTGGTAATGTTGCCGCATTCAGTGATTCATAG
- the LOC141617602 gene encoding heterogeneous nuclear ribonucleoprotein 1-like, translated as MDADQGKLFVGGISWETSEEKLKEYFGQYGDVLQANIMRDKTTGRPRGFGFVHFSDPSVLDRVLQDKHSLDGRSIEAKRATSREEQQNTARTGNNGGRNGGGGGNIRTKKIFVGGLPPSLTDEGFRQYFEGFGHVTDVVIMFDQNTQRPRGFGFISFDSEDAVDRVLQSTFHDLDGKQVEVKRALPKDANPGMASRGSGGGSGAGSGNYGYNSSGNQSSYDSRMESNRYMQPQSAGGGFPSYGSSGYGAAGYGYGPASGGMGYGGYPGYGAPTNAAYGNPNVPSAGYGSGPGGAPRSSWNAQMASGYGASGYGNSAGPVGQSPTVASGYGSQGYGYGNYGGAPSSNTSGGAGGELQAGYGSGYADANGHGGYANGAQMGYGGGYGGAQSRQTQQ; from the exons ATGGATGCAGATCAAGGGAAGTTGTTTGTTGGTGGGATTTCATGGGAAACAAGTGAGGAAAAGTTAAAGGAATATTTTGGACAATATGGTGATGTTTTGCAAGCTAATATTATGAGGGATAAGACTACTGGTAGACCTAGAGGTTTTGGTTTTGTTCACTTTTCTGATCCTTCTGTTCTTGATAGAGTTCTTCAGGATAAACACAGTTTAGATGGTAGATCG ATTGAGGCTAAGAGAGCTACCTCAAGAGAGGAGCAGCAGAACACTGCGAGAACTGGAAACAATGGTGGTAGAAATGGAGGTGGAGGCGGGAATATTAGAACCAAGAAGATATTTGTAGGGGGTTTACCTCCTTCTCTTACTGATGAAGGTTTCCGACAGTACTTTGAGGGCTTTGGCCATGTAACAGATGTAGTTATAATGTTTGACCAGAATACTCAGAGGCCCCGTGGTTTTGGCTTTATTTCTTTTGACAGTGAGGATGCAGTAGATAGGGTTTTACAGAGTACCTTCCATGACTTGGATGGTAAGCAGGTTGAGGTTAAGCGGGCGCTACCCAAGGATGCAAATCCCGGTATGGCTAGCCGCGGAAGTGGTGGTGGGTCTGGTGCTGGTAGTGGCAATTATGGTTATAATTCTAGTGGCAATCAGAGTTCTTATGACAGTAGGATGGAGTCTAATAGATACATGCAACCTCAAAGTGCTGGAGGCGGGTTTCCTTCCTACGGTTCTTCTGGATATGGTGCAGCTGGGTATGGGTATGGGCCTGCCAGCGGTGGGATGGGCTATGGTGGATATCCTGGATATGGGGCTCCAACTAATGCTGCATATGGAAACCCGAATGTGCCGAGTGCAGGCTATGGTAGTGGGCCTGGAGGTGCACCAAGGAGCTCATGGAATGCCCAAATGGCATCTGGTTATGGAGCATCTGGATATGGGAATAGTGCAGGACCCGTGGGTCAGTCCCCAACCGTTGCCTCTGGATATGGAAGTCAAGGTTATGGATATGGGAACTATGGTGGGGCTCCCAGTAGCAATACCTCTGGTGGGGCCGGGGGAGAGTTGCAAGCAGGATATGGAAGTGGCTATGCTGATGCCAATGGTCATGGAGGATATGCAAATGGGGCTCAAATGGGCTACGGTGGCGGTTATGGCGGGGCCCAATCCCGTCAAACCCAGCAGTAA
- the LOC141617601 gene encoding uncharacterized protein LOC141617601 isoform X2 — MLEMFENLGIEMEASDMSFSVSLDKGRGCEWGSRNGLRGLFAQKTNALNPYFLKMIQEIIKFKDDAITYLEELENNPDMDRDETLGNFINSRGYSELFQKAYLVPMCASIWSCPSNTVMNFSAYSILSFCRNHHLLQLFGRPQWLTVKGRSHCYVNKVREELEARDVQVKTSTEVHSVSTTNQGCTLFCADGTQDVYDRCIIAVHAPDAIRILGKDATFDETRLLGAFQYVYSDIYLHRDKTFMPRNEAAWSAWNFLGSIDSKVCLTYWLNVLQNICQTNEDPFLVTLNPPHLPENVLLKWITGHPVPSVAATKASLELDKIQGTRGIWFCGAYQGYGFHEDGLKAGMSAAHSLLGSSFNLLKNPKQMVPSLKETAARLFVTRFLSGFISAGSLTLLEDGGTILAFEGSRKLCPLKVALRVHNPQFYWKVATEADLGLADAYINGDFSFVDKNEGLLNLFMIFISNRDLNSSSSLNSKRGWWTPMLITAGIASAKYFYHHVSRQNTLTQARRNISRHYDLSNDMFSLFLDETMTYSCAIFESASEDLSVAQMRKISLLIEKARVEKHHEVLEIGCGWGSLAIEVVKRTGCKYTGITLSEEQLKFAERRVKEAGLQDRIRFLLIDYRQLPDNHKYDRIISCEMLEAVGHEFMEEFFRCCESLLAANGLLVLQFISIPDERYDEYRRSSDFIKEYIFPGGCLPCLSRVTSAMTAGSRLCVEHLENIGIHYYQTLRYWRKNFLDHQSKICSLGFDDKFIRTWEYYFDYCAAGFKTRTLGNYQIVFSRPGNVAAFSDS; from the exons ATGTTGGAGATGTTTGAAAACCTCGGTATAGAAATGGAGGCGTCGGATATGTCATTCTCTGTAAGTTTAGACAAAGGCCGTGGTTGCGAGTGGGGAAGCCGAAATGGTCTTAGAGGTCTGTTTGCCCAGAAGACTAATGCTCTTAATCCTTATTTCCTGAAGATGATTCAAGAAATTATCAAGTTTAAAGATGACGCTATTAC GTACCTTGAAGAGCTTGAAAACAATCCAGACATGGACCGTGATGAAACTCTTGGAAACTTTATCAACTCAAGAGGTTACTCCGAGTTGTTTCAGAAAGCTTATCTG GTACCAATGTGTGCTTCAATCTGGTCTTGCCCATCAAACACAGTGATGAACTTTTCTGCCTATTCCATTCTTTCCTTTTGTCGCAACCATCACCTTCTTCAG TTATTTGGCCGTCCACAATGGCTTACTGTTAAAGGGCGCTCCCATTGTTATGTAAACAAG GTTAGAGAGGAGCTAGAAGCGAGAGATGTTCAAGTAAAAACCAGTACAGAAGTGCATTCTGTTTCAACAACCAACCAGG GTTGCACGTTGTTTTGTGCAGACGGTACACAGGATGTTTACGATAGATGCATTATAGCTGTACATGCCCCGGATGCTATAAGAATACTAGGGAAAGATGCCACATTTGATGAAACAAGATTACTAGGTGCTTTCCAGTATGTTTACAG TGATATATACCTTCACCGAGATAAAACATTCATGCCTCGAAATGAAGCTGCATGGAGTGCATGGAATTTCTTGGGAAGCATTGACAGTAAAGTCTGTTTGACGTACTGGCTTAACGTGCTACAG AACATCTGCCAGACTAACGAAGACCCGTTTCTTGTAACCCTTAACCCACCTCACTTGCCAGAAAATGTGCTGCTAAAGTGGATAACTGGTCATCCTGTTCCCTCAGTTGCTGCAACAAAAGCTTCACTTGAGCTTGATAAGATTCAAGGAACAAGAGGAATTTGGTTCTGTGGAGCATATCAAG GTTATGGCTTTCATGAGGATGGGTTGAAG GCTGGCATGAGTGCTGCGCACAGTTTGCTTGGCAGTAGCTTCAATCTTCTGAAAAACCCGAAACAAATGGTGCCTTCATTGAAAGAAACAGCAGCTCGCCTTTTCGTTACAAGGTTCTTGAGTGGATTCATATCTGCTGGCAGCTTGAC TTTATTGGAGGATGGGGGAACTATTCTCGCATTCGAGGGTTCAAGGAAGCTCTGTCCATTAAAAGTTGCATTAAGAGTTCATAACCCTCAGTTTTATTGGAAG GTTGCGACAGAAGCTGATCTAGGCCTTGCAGATGCATATATCAATGGAGACTTCTCATTTGTGGATAAAAATGAAGGTCTCCTTAACCTTTTCATG ATCTTTATATCCAACAGAGACTTGAATTCTTCTTCATCCTTGAATAGTAAGAG GGGTTGGTGGACACCGATGCTTATTACAGCCGGGATTGCATCTGCAAAATATTTCTACCACCATGTTTCCAGGCAAAACACACTTACACAAGCTCGGCGAAACATTTCTAGACATTATGACTTG AGTAATGACATGTTTTCGCTCTTTCTGGATGAAACGATGACTTATTCTTGCGCCATTTTTGAG TCAGCTAGCGAAGATTTAAGTGTGGCGCAAATGAGAAAAATTTCCCTTCTGATCGAGAAG GCCAGGGTAGAAAAACATCATGAGGTGCTTGAGATTGGTTGCGGTTGGGGAAGCTTAGCCATTGAAGTAGTGAAGCGAACTGGATGCAAATACACCGGCATTACTCTTTCTGAAGAGCAGCTAAAATTTGCAGAGCGCAGGGTCAAGGAGGCTGGCTTACAG GACCGCATAAGGTTTCTTCTCATCGATTATCGACAACTGCCAGACAACCATAAATATGATCGAATCATCTCCTG TGAGATGCTAGAGGCTGTAGGGCATGAATTCATGGAGGAGTTCTTTCGATGTTGCGAGTCGCTCTTAGCAGCCAATGGCCTTCTAGTACTTCAG TTTATATCCATCCCAGATGAGCGATATGATGAGTATCGAAGAAGCTCAGACTTCATAAAGGAATACATTTTCCCAGGCGGATGTTTACCGTGCTTGAGTCGCGTTACATCGGCAATGACTGCTGGATCCAGACTTTG TGTGGAGCATCTGGAAAATATCGGGATACATTACTATCAAACGTTAAGATATTGGCGCAAAAACTTTCTTGATCACCAAAG CAAAATCTGCTCACTTGGTTTTGACGACAAGTTCATAAGAACATGGGAATACTACTTCGACTATTGTGCAGCCGGGTTCAAGACACGGACACTAGGGAATTACCAG ATTGTCTTCTCACGACCTGGTAATGTTGCCGCATTCAGTGATTCATAG